One genomic region from Alteromonas pelagimontana encodes:
- the ccmA gene encoding cytochrome c biogenesis heme-transporting ATPase CcmA, producing MSGLAATGLTCIKRDRVLFDSLSFSLQPGQLIYLRGPNGAGKTSLLRILTGLSQPDAGDISYCGRPLSYKFFHNLIYLGHKLGLSMAFNALENLSFWCAQHQTPVQAPVLYDVLNELGLVGLEDVPVKYLSAGQQRRVALARLWLKPAKFWIMDEPFTALDTKGVALIEEVFAKHINSGGAILTTSHQALSPRAGEVTLFDLEYQL from the coding sequence TTGTCAGGATTGGCCGCCACGGGCTTAACCTGTATCAAGCGTGACCGGGTGTTGTTTGACTCCTTATCTTTTTCATTGCAACCTGGCCAACTGATATATCTGCGCGGACCGAATGGCGCGGGGAAAACCAGTTTACTTCGTATTCTGACGGGGTTAAGCCAGCCAGATGCCGGAGACATTTCCTATTGTGGCAGGCCGCTCAGCTACAAGTTTTTTCACAACCTCATCTATCTTGGCCATAAGCTTGGCCTCAGTATGGCCTTTAATGCGCTGGAAAATCTCTCTTTTTGGTGTGCGCAGCATCAAACTCCTGTTCAAGCCCCGGTGCTTTACGATGTGCTAAATGAACTTGGCCTCGTTGGTCTTGAAGATGTGCCGGTCAAATATCTTTCAGCAGGGCAGCAGCGACGGGTAGCGCTGGCGCGACTGTGGTTAAAGCCTGCCAAATTCTGGATAATGGATGAACCTTTTACAGCGTTAGATACAAAGGGCGTTGCCTTGATTGAAGAAGTCTTTGCCAAGCATATAAACAGTGGGGGAGCTATTTTAACCACCTCTCATCAGGCCTTATCGCCACGCGCGGGAGAGGTGACGCTTTTTGATTTGGAGTACCAACTTTGA
- a CDS encoding EscU/YscU/HrcU family type III secretion system export apparatus switch protein has translation MKSKIRRAIGLKYNSEQGDKVPTVVAKGYGEFAEAIIEAAEEAGVLVHEDPYLSEILATLDVGQEIPESLYYVIAELIAYSYVLQGRVPKGWEHSLPGFDQLV, from the coding sequence GTGAAATCAAAGATAAGACGTGCCATTGGATTAAAATACAATTCTGAACAGGGAGACAAAGTTCCTACCGTTGTTGCAAAAGGATACGGAGAATTCGCCGAAGCTATTATTGAAGCGGCCGAAGAAGCTGGCGTTCTGGTGCACGAAGACCCTTATCTTAGCGAAATACTTGCCACCTTAGATGTAGGTCAGGAAATCCCGGAGTCTCTTTACTATGTAATTGCTGAACTCATCGCCTACTCCTATGTGCTGCAAGGTCGGGTGCCTAAAGGATGGGAGCATTCGCTGCCGGGATTTGATCAGCTCGTTTAA
- the ccmD gene encoding heme exporter protein CcmD, whose amino-acid sequence MHFDSWQAFWQMGGYALYVWLSFGVTIIVMASITIASAREHRQLLHKVLKEQARRARIRKAREITHSSPPSEKRQFD is encoded by the coding sequence ATGCACTTTGACAGCTGGCAAGCCTTTTGGCAAATGGGCGGCTACGCATTGTATGTATGGCTATCTTTCGGCGTGACCATAATAGTCATGGCGAGCATCACTATTGCCAGTGCACGGGAGCACCGGCAGTTATTGCATAAAGTACTCAAGGAACAAGCAAGAAGGGCCAGGATTCGCAAAGCCCGCGAAATAACCCATTCCTCACCGCCGAGTGAAAAGCGACAGTTTGATTAG
- a CDS encoding flagellar hook-length control protein FliK, which produces MTLQIPTFAPPTASATGVSSGAGDKLANATSLATLAKVTVARLPEHILQLSSLSAGTALSPIELKVPQNLAIDGSASYYLAKAGSGNPGQAVLLASTTQNLQATLSAPQQQQLTSELRQAIATAQPPQTLTVNARITEVSQHALTFRLEGGKNATVTLPLTASQHAISAGDRVTIQVNANPNGSWQINVRKAGAHAEPQGSLQQQLAAKSAFVDTIIQNQLKNHGLITQGSQGTSLPGLNLPGATNNLLTQQFTRLINDTVHIQRLTVGGVGKLQLSETMSSQLPATPSTLTSALGSKADVLAKLPSFTPTDKTALSASGSNPPTAASAKEPPVNNLLSEADKKLVHDSIIRLSRQLLAETGSTKAALTQLLQALNNPGQTVSTDSKNLAQQLYNKLSSGVTDIAPEAGGKSASSADGKPQTQPEPPKIQGLQSLFASPALPVTGLSLMAPPSSSQFLSGLITLLQVTLAGRAVRQQPGLAKAADNPDSVVARAAGLPQGGGAARVAQDFAQLDSRSQTLTQIKTLLANHQQQKLNNAEARIQGQDNFHFILPVTGEKQAPPEVLIRREDNPQEDSKSGTGKKTWLLTMKLEIEDLGQLLVKSRVTADTLDLNLYTSSESLLVKVGDTFPYLIRRLQALGLYIESSSFQRGKIPASLDEKPYHLFEATV; this is translated from the coding sequence ATGACACTGCAAATTCCCACTTTTGCACCACCCACTGCCTCTGCCACGGGGGTAAGTAGCGGCGCGGGCGACAAACTTGCAAATGCGACCTCACTGGCTACGCTTGCTAAGGTAACTGTGGCGAGGCTTCCTGAACATATTTTGCAGCTTTCCAGTTTATCAGCAGGAACCGCCCTGTCACCAATTGAACTAAAAGTCCCGCAGAACCTGGCTATTGACGGCAGCGCAAGTTATTACTTAGCCAAAGCGGGATCCGGTAATCCTGGTCAAGCTGTACTGCTTGCCTCTACCACGCAAAATCTTCAGGCAACATTGTCGGCGCCACAACAACAACAGCTAACCTCGGAACTACGCCAGGCGATAGCAACAGCGCAGCCGCCTCAAACTTTAACAGTTAACGCGCGGATCACAGAAGTTTCGCAGCATGCGCTGACGTTTCGTCTTGAGGGCGGTAAAAATGCCACTGTAACTTTACCACTGACAGCTAGCCAGCACGCAATATCAGCAGGTGACAGAGTTACTATTCAAGTCAATGCCAACCCGAACGGCAGCTGGCAGATCAACGTGAGAAAAGCGGGTGCGCATGCAGAGCCTCAAGGGTCGCTGCAACAACAATTGGCCGCAAAATCAGCGTTTGTCGATACTATCATCCAAAATCAGTTAAAAAACCATGGACTGATAACGCAAGGCAGTCAGGGCACAAGCTTGCCTGGTCTGAACTTGCCCGGTGCGACGAATAACTTACTGACTCAACAGTTCACCCGACTGATTAATGATACCGTGCATATCCAACGTTTAACGGTGGGTGGGGTAGGAAAACTTCAGTTGTCTGAGACTATGTCTTCTCAACTACCGGCTACGCCATCAACCTTGACCAGCGCTTTGGGTAGTAAAGCCGATGTACTGGCAAAGCTACCGTCCTTTACTCCTACTGACAAAACTGCGTTATCAGCAAGCGGCTCCAATCCGCCAACCGCTGCGAGCGCCAAGGAGCCGCCGGTAAATAACCTGCTTTCAGAAGCAGATAAAAAGCTTGTGCACGACAGCATTATTCGGCTTTCCCGTCAACTACTAGCAGAGACTGGCTCAACGAAAGCGGCGCTAACACAGTTGTTGCAGGCGCTAAATAATCCTGGCCAAACTGTATCAACTGATAGTAAAAACTTAGCTCAACAGCTTTATAATAAATTATCGTCTGGGGTAACTGATATCGCGCCAGAGGCGGGAGGAAAGTCGGCCTCGTCCGCTGATGGCAAACCCCAAACTCAGCCAGAACCACCAAAAATACAGGGTTTACAAAGTCTATTTGCGAGCCCTGCTTTGCCCGTCACGGGTTTAAGTTTAATGGCGCCGCCTTCCTCATCGCAATTTTTAAGTGGGCTCATAACCTTATTGCAAGTTACGTTGGCTGGCCGTGCGGTGCGCCAGCAGCCTGGTCTTGCCAAAGCAGCGGACAATCCAGATTCAGTGGTTGCGCGTGCCGCGGGTCTGCCTCAGGGCGGGGGAGCAGCTCGCGTAGCACAAGATTTTGCGCAACTTGACAGTCGCTCCCAAACATTAACGCAAATTAAAACGTTACTGGCCAATCACCAGCAGCAAAAGCTGAATAACGCAGAAGCTCGTATTCAAGGACAGGATAATTTTCACTTCATCCTTCCAGTAACCGGTGAAAAACAAGCGCCGCCTGAGGTGCTGATACGACGCGAAGATAACCCTCAGGAGGATAGTAAATCTGGCACCGGCAAAAAAACCTGGCTCCTCACTATGAAGTTGGAAATAGAAGATTTAGGTCAACTACTGGTGAAATCTCGTGTTACCGCCGACACATTAGATTTGAACCTATACACCTCTTCAGAGTCGTTACTTGTCAAAGTTGGAGATACTTTTCCCTATCTCATCCGTCGTCTGCAAGCGCTAGGGTTATACATAGAAAGTTCCAGTTTCCAACGAGGAAAGATTCCCGCCTCTCTTGACGAAAAACCCTATCATTTATTTGAGGCTACGGTGTGA
- the ccmB gene encoding heme exporter protein CcmB → MSGVVKGVFSRDLALAFRQKSELVQPLMFLLMVVSLFPLGVGPGPETLQRIGPGVIWIAAILSSLLGMERLFRDDFQDGSLEQIILSGQPLYLVAGVKVLCHWLVSFLPLLVLSPLLALFLNLTVDMYVALLVTLILGTPLLSLVGAIAVGLTVGLQRGGLLLALLLIPIFIPLLIFATSAVDSAALQLPYGAQVAIIGAMLMLAMAVAPFAIAYSLKVSQN, encoded by the coding sequence TTGAGCGGCGTCGTTAAAGGGGTATTCAGCCGTGATTTAGCGCTGGCGTTCCGGCAAAAATCGGAGCTGGTACAGCCGCTTATGTTTTTGTTAATGGTGGTTTCTCTGTTTCCCTTAGGGGTGGGGCCGGGGCCAGAAACGCTCCAACGGATAGGGCCTGGCGTTATCTGGATAGCTGCTATTTTATCCTCTTTGTTGGGAATGGAACGTTTGTTTCGCGATGATTTTCAAGATGGCTCTCTTGAGCAGATTATCTTATCCGGTCAGCCGCTATATCTGGTAGCCGGCGTAAAGGTACTGTGTCACTGGCTGGTGAGTTTTCTGCCGTTGCTGGTGTTGTCACCGCTGTTAGCGTTGTTTTTAAATCTCACGGTAGATATGTACGTGGCGTTATTAGTGACGCTGATATTGGGAACTCCATTACTATCGCTTGTGGGTGCAATTGCCGTTGGGTTAACGGTGGGTTTACAACGGGGTGGTTTACTATTGGCGCTATTGTTAATTCCGATATTTATTCCGTTACTGATTTTTGCCACCTCAGCAGTAGATTCTGCGGCTCTGCAATTACCTTATGGAGCACAAGTTGCTATTATAGGCGCAATGCTGATGCTCGCCATGGCTGTGGCACCATTTGCGATAGCTTATTCTCTTAAAGTGAGTCAAAACTGA
- a CDS encoding heme ABC transporter permease, with amino-acid sequence MWKWLHPYAKTERAYQLCHTLQPWFWGISLVCLLVGTVWGLAFVPRDYQQGDSFRIIYIHVPSAMLSMSTYVAMAIAALVGMVWQWRTAFMAMIAMAPVGAAMTFIALLTGAAWGKPMWGAWWVWDARLTSELILLFLYFGIIALYSAFEDKQQAGKAAGVMALVGVVNIPIIHYSVEWWNTLHQGATITKLDKPSIAPEMLWPLLINLAGFAMFIAAVTLMRMKNEIIRREMQRPWVQKMAQQHAGKRHAL; translated from the coding sequence ATGTGGAAGTGGTTACATCCTTACGCAAAAACAGAACGTGCTTATCAGTTGTGCCATACCTTACAACCGTGGTTTTGGGGAATTTCACTGGTCTGTCTGCTGGTCGGAACTGTTTGGGGGCTGGCATTTGTGCCCAGAGATTATCAGCAAGGAGATTCTTTTCGCATTATCTATATTCATGTGCCTAGCGCCATGCTGTCTATGAGCACCTATGTCGCTATGGCAATTGCAGCGTTAGTCGGAATGGTCTGGCAATGGCGTACCGCTTTTATGGCAATGATTGCCATGGCGCCAGTGGGCGCCGCTATGACATTTATTGCTCTGCTCACCGGCGCAGCTTGGGGAAAGCCAATGTGGGGTGCCTGGTGGGTGTGGGATGCGCGATTAACTTCTGAGCTTATTTTATTGTTTCTTTATTTTGGAATTATCGCTCTTTACAGCGCGTTTGAAGATAAGCAACAGGCTGGTAAAGCGGCAGGCGTGATGGCGTTAGTTGGAGTGGTTAATATCCCAATCATTCATTATTCCGTCGAGTGGTGGAACACGCTGCATCAGGGCGCGACGATAACGAAACTGGATAAGCCCTCTATTGCTCCGGAAATGCTTTGGCCGCTTTTAATCAATCTGGCGGGGTTTGCCATGTTTATTGCCGCGGTGACACTAATGCGTATGAAAAATGAAATTATACGTCGGGAAATGCAGCGTCCCTGGGTTCAGAAGATGGCGCAACAACACGCGGGGAAACGCCATGCACTTTGA
- the ccmE gene encoding cytochrome c maturation protein CcmE: protein MNPRRKQRLAVVASIGILVIGAISLMLYALTDSIDLFYTPSEIIEGKQGQRPEVGQRLRIGGMVVPGTVSRNSESLAVSFDLVDVGPKVTVRYSGILPDLFREGQGIVATGVLINDTTIEAQEVLAKHDEEYMPPELAEKMKGIKHVKPEDASY, encoded by the coding sequence ATGAACCCTAGAAGAAAGCAGCGATTGGCAGTAGTGGCTTCCATCGGTATTCTGGTTATTGGCGCCATCAGTCTGATGCTTTACGCATTGACTGACAGCATAGATTTATTTTACACGCCCTCAGAAATTATTGAAGGGAAACAGGGGCAACGTCCAGAAGTCGGCCAGCGCTTGCGCATAGGCGGCATGGTTGTGCCGGGGACAGTCAGTCGCAATAGCGAGTCTCTCGCTGTCAGTTTTGATCTGGTGGATGTCGGCCCTAAAGTGACCGTTCGTTATAGCGGGATTCTGCCCGATTTGTTTCGTGAAGGGCAGGGTATTGTAGCCACAGGTGTGTTAATTAATGACACCACTATTGAAGCGCAGGAAGTGTTGGCTAAACACGATGAAGAATATATGCCCCCAGAATTAGCGGAAAAAATGAAAGGGATTAAGCACGTTAAACCTGAAGATGCGAGTTATTAG
- a CDS encoding CinA family protein: MKQGFSTVSVEECFQQKILELGEQLRQRGWTLSCAESCTGGGVAFTLTSVVGSSDWFQQSWVTYSNDAKQQLIGVASGTLEKYGAVSEQVVTEMAAGVVQRSGAQLGIAVSGVAGPGGGSADKPVGTVWFGFAMHGRVQAVKQFFKGDRQQVRSQSVVFAIEFLNKWLVEYH, encoded by the coding sequence ATGAAACAAGGATTTTCAACCGTTTCTGTTGAAGAGTGTTTTCAGCAGAAAATTTTAGAGTTAGGCGAACAGCTTCGGCAACGTGGCTGGACACTATCATGCGCTGAATCCTGTACCGGTGGGGGCGTTGCATTTACGCTTACGTCAGTGGTGGGAAGTTCAGACTGGTTTCAGCAGTCTTGGGTAACGTATTCCAATGACGCTAAGCAACAACTGATCGGCGTGGCATCTGGTACACTGGAGAAATACGGCGCGGTTTCTGAGCAGGTTGTGACAGAAATGGCTGCGGGAGTGGTGCAACGCAGTGGTGCACAGCTTGGAATTGCCGTCAGTGGTGTTGCGGGACCAGGAGGAGGCTCAGCAGATAAACCGGTGGGAACCGTTTGGTTCGGCTTTGCTATGCATGGCAGAGTACAGGCGGTTAAGCAGTTCTTTAAGGGCGACAGGCAGCAGGTGCGTAGTCAATCTGTGGTATTTGCGATTGAATTTCTGAACAAATGGCTAGTTGAATACCACTAA
- the recA gene encoding recombinase RecA: MKQDNNRGDALNAALSQIEKQFGKGSIMKLGENRTMDVATISTGSLGLDIALGAGGLPMGRIVEIYGPESSGKTTLTLEVIAQAQREGKTCAFVDAEHALDPIYAQKLGVDINELLVSQPDTGEQALEICDMLTRSGAVDVIVVDSVAALTPKAEIEGDIGDSHMGLAARMMSQSMRKITGNLKRSNTMLIFINQIRMKIGVMFGNPETTTGGNALKFYASVRLDIRRIGAIKEGDEVVGNETRVKVVKNKIAPPFKQAEFQIMYGQGISKEAELVDLGVKHKLIDKAGAWYSCNGDRIGQGKANVVKYLQENKELAKEIESKLRAELLMAKAEPEKKDEAPSDIEA, translated from the coding sequence ATGAAACAAGACAATAACAGAGGCGACGCTTTAAACGCTGCGTTATCACAAATTGAAAAGCAGTTCGGTAAAGGTTCAATAATGAAGCTCGGTGAAAACCGGACTATGGACGTTGCTACAATATCTACAGGTTCATTAGGTTTAGATATCGCGCTAGGTGCTGGCGGCTTACCAATGGGGCGAATTGTAGAGATATATGGCCCAGAATCTTCAGGCAAAACGACGCTTACCTTAGAGGTTATTGCTCAAGCACAACGTGAGGGTAAGACCTGTGCATTCGTAGATGCTGAGCATGCCTTGGATCCTATTTATGCTCAGAAACTCGGGGTTGATATTAACGAATTACTAGTTTCTCAGCCAGATACCGGTGAACAAGCATTGGAAATCTGTGACATGCTCACCCGCTCCGGTGCCGTTGACGTAATTGTTGTCGACTCTGTTGCAGCATTGACGCCAAAAGCAGAGATTGAAGGTGATATTGGAGATTCCCATATGGGGTTGGCTGCAAGAATGATGAGCCAAAGCATGCGGAAAATCACCGGTAATCTTAAACGAAGCAATACCATGCTTATTTTCATCAACCAAATTAGGATGAAAATTGGTGTTATGTTCGGCAACCCGGAAACAACGACAGGGGGTAATGCCCTGAAATTCTACGCGTCAGTTCGTTTAGACATTCGTCGGATTGGGGCAATAAAAGAAGGTGATGAGGTTGTTGGCAACGAAACGAGAGTCAAGGTCGTTAAAAACAAGATAGCACCTCCCTTTAAGCAAGCTGAATTCCAAATTATGTATGGTCAGGGGATTAGCAAAGAAGCGGAGCTGGTTGACCTAGGGGTTAAGCACAAGCTAATAGATAAAGCTGGTGCCTGGTATAGCTGCAACGGCGACAGAATTGGTCAGGGTAAAGCTAACGTAGTTAAATATTTACAGGAAAATAAAGAGTTAGCTAAAGAAATTGAATCAAAGCTCAGAGCCGAATTATTGATGGCGAAAGCTGAACCTGAAAAAAAGGATGAAGCACCTTCAGATATAGAAGCTTAG
- the mutS gene encoding DNA mismatch repair protein MutS, with product MMRQYLAIKAQHPNILLFYRMGDFYELFFEDAKRAAHLLDISLTARGKSGGEPIPMAGVPYHAVESYLARLVKMGESIAICEQVGDPATSKGPVERQVQRIVTPGTVTDEALLEERRDNVLAAVCGHAMQYGLATLDVSSGRFIVSECHSDEQLLAELQRINPAELLYPEGFANLPLIQQRKGLRRRPEWEFDIDTAVQQLNAQFQTKELTGFGVSELTYGLQAAGCVLQYVKDTQRTALPHIRAIYQEQPDSRVQLDAATRRNLELTQSLNGGIDNTLFSVLDTTATAMGSRLLQRFLHSPITDLYELNNRQNAIATLMDGPGGELTDTLKRIGDIERVMARLALRSARPRDFARLRNACNELPDLQLLLKPMNDVLLNELAAQINTYPEIQALLNAAIVDNPPVVLRDGGVIAEGYNAELDELRNLSKGATDFLDQMELRERERTGVPTLKVGYNRVHGFFIEMSRATSSQAPADYIRRQTLKNTERFITPELKEHEDKVLTSQGRALALEKQLYDNLFELLHPFLNALIDTAAALAKLDVINCLAERAETLELYRPSLTAGQEIHYEAGRHPVVEQVMESPFIANPLQLDNQRRMLIITGPNMGGKSTYMRQTALIVLMAYIGSFVPAQNAVIGKVDRIFTRIGASDDLASGRSTFMVEMTETANILHNATAHSLVLMDEIGRGTSTYDGLSLAWACACYLAKNLSAYTLFATHYFELTQLPEQEQGVVNVHLDAVEHNETIRFMHTVEQGAASKSYGLQVAQLAGVPKPVIDLARTKLHELENQKLASNSTEIATPQKSTDQKQATGQAEMRFSDMANPVKDALDSISPDELSPRQALDFLYTLKRLSES from the coding sequence ATGATGCGCCAGTATCTCGCAATCAAGGCGCAGCACCCGAATATCCTGCTATTTTATCGAATGGGCGATTTTTATGAGCTGTTTTTTGAAGATGCCAAGCGGGCAGCGCATTTACTGGATATTTCTTTAACCGCCAGAGGAAAATCTGGTGGAGAGCCGATTCCCATGGCCGGGGTACCATATCACGCTGTCGAAAGCTATCTGGCGCGACTAGTGAAGATGGGCGAATCTATTGCTATTTGTGAACAAGTGGGCGACCCGGCGACGAGCAAAGGTCCTGTGGAACGCCAGGTGCAGCGCATTGTTACGCCAGGCACGGTTACAGATGAAGCGTTGCTGGAAGAAAGGCGGGATAATGTTTTGGCTGCCGTCTGCGGGCATGCCATGCAATATGGCCTGGCGACATTAGATGTCAGCAGCGGGCGCTTTATTGTCAGCGAATGTCACTCAGATGAGCAATTGCTGGCGGAACTGCAACGCATTAATCCAGCGGAACTGCTTTATCCTGAGGGATTCGCCAACCTGCCTTTGATTCAGCAGCGCAAAGGTTTGCGTCGCCGTCCGGAGTGGGAGTTCGATATCGATACCGCTGTACAACAACTCAATGCTCAATTTCAGACTAAAGAACTTACCGGCTTTGGTGTTTCTGAATTAACCTACGGTCTGCAGGCTGCCGGCTGCGTATTGCAATACGTTAAAGATACCCAGCGCACGGCTCTGCCCCATATTCGAGCCATTTATCAGGAACAGCCGGATTCCCGCGTACAACTGGACGCTGCTACCCGACGAAATCTGGAACTGACCCAAAGCCTCAATGGCGGTATCGATAATACGTTGTTCAGTGTTTTAGACACAACGGCGACGGCCATGGGTAGCCGTTTGCTCCAGCGCTTTTTACATTCTCCTATTACCGATTTATACGAACTGAATAATCGGCAAAATGCCATTGCCACACTGATGGATGGCCCTGGCGGAGAGCTCACTGACACGCTCAAACGCATTGGCGATATTGAACGCGTTATGGCGCGTCTGGCGCTTCGTTCTGCACGACCACGAGATTTTGCACGTTTGCGCAATGCCTGTAACGAGCTTCCTGATTTACAACTCCTTCTCAAGCCAATGAACGATGTGCTACTGAATGAACTGGCCGCACAAATTAACACCTATCCTGAAATTCAGGCTCTGCTAAACGCGGCTATTGTGGATAATCCTCCTGTTGTACTGCGCGATGGCGGAGTCATAGCCGAAGGCTACAATGCTGAACTGGATGAACTGCGTAATTTGTCCAAAGGGGCTACTGACTTTCTCGATCAAATGGAACTGCGCGAGCGGGAGCGCACCGGCGTGCCCACGCTAAAAGTTGGATACAATCGCGTTCACGGCTTCTTTATTGAAATGAGCCGCGCAACCAGCAGCCAAGCACCTGCAGATTATATCCGCCGGCAGACGCTAAAAAACACTGAGCGTTTTATTACGCCTGAGTTGAAAGAGCACGAAGACAAAGTGCTCACCAGTCAGGGGCGTGCGTTGGCGCTCGAAAAGCAATTGTACGACAATCTTTTTGAATTACTGCATCCCTTCTTGAATGCTTTAATAGATACCGCTGCGGCGCTGGCAAAATTGGATGTCATCAATTGTTTAGCTGAGCGTGCCGAGACACTTGAGCTGTATCGCCCTTCGCTCACTGCAGGCCAGGAAATTCATTACGAGGCAGGTCGCCACCCTGTTGTTGAGCAAGTCATGGAAAGCCCTTTTATCGCTAACCCGCTGCAACTGGATAATCAGCGCCGTATGCTAATTATCACCGGCCCCAACATGGGCGGAAAGTCGACGTACATGCGTCAGACGGCACTCATTGTATTAATGGCGTACATTGGCAGCTTCGTGCCCGCCCAAAACGCCGTCATTGGCAAGGTAGATCGCATTTTTACCCGTATCGGCGCCTCCGATGATCTTGCTTCCGGTCGCTCCACTTTTATGGTGGAAATGACAGAAACGGCAAATATACTGCACAATGCCACCGCGCATTCGCTGGTGTTGATGGATGAAATTGGCCGCGGCACCAGTACCTATGATGGTTTGTCCCTTGCCTGGGCCTGCGCCTGCTACCTTGCGAAAAACTTAAGTGCTTATACACTGTTTGCCACCCATTACTTTGAACTGACCCAGCTACCCGAGCAAGAGCAAGGCGTAGTCAATGTTCATCTGGATGCAGTGGAACATAACGAAACTATTCGCTTCATGCACACCGTTGAACAAGGCGCTGCCAGCAAAAGCTACGGCTTACAAGTGGCGCAACTGGCTGGCGTTCCCAAACCCGTTATTGATCTTGCCCGCACTAAGTTACATGAACTGGAGAACCAGAAGCTGGCAAGTAATTCAACAGAAATAGCGACACCACAAAAATCAACAGATCAAAAGCAAGCGACAGGTCAGGCTGAAATGCGCTTTTCCGATATGGCAAATCCGGTGAAAGACGCGTTAGACAGCATTTCGCCGGATGAGCTTTCCCCCAGGCAGGCGCTTGATTTTCTTTATACGCTGAAAAGGCTTAGCGAATCCTAG